A genome region from Candidatus Wallbacteria bacterium includes the following:
- a CDS encoding response regulator transcription factor, which yields MERIFVIDDDKKLCELLTEYLSTEGFEVETVNDGLLGIEQGIKSSYDLIILDVMLPGINGFEVLRQLHGKVSTPVIMLTARGEDVDRIVGLEMGADDYLPKPFNPRELVARIRAILRRVKPEREETNSVSKKIRISDLEMDLGSREVYRSGERMELTSVEFSLLEKLLKNAGELVTREELVREVLGRAMTPYDRSIDVHVSKLRKKLGSIVDGMERIKTIRSVGYLYALAQPENSGGNQETDKE from the coding sequence ATGGAACGGATTTTTGTGATAGACGACGACAAGAAGTTATGCGAACTGCTTACCGAATATCTGTCTACAGAAGGCTTTGAAGTAGAAACCGTCAATGACGGCTTGCTTGGAATTGAGCAGGGGATAAAAAGCAGCTACGATCTGATCATACTGGATGTAATGCTGCCGGGAATCAATGGTTTTGAAGTGCTGCGCCAGTTGCATGGGAAAGTTTCAACACCGGTAATAATGCTGACCGCACGAGGCGAAGATGTGGATAGGATTGTAGGCCTGGAAATGGGGGCTGACGATTATCTGCCCAAACCCTTCAATCCGCGGGAACTGGTGGCCCGGATCAGGGCGATCCTGCGCAGAGTCAAGCCTGAACGGGAAGAAACAAATTCTGTCTCAAAAAAAATCAGGATCAGTGATCTGGAGATGGACTTGGGTTCCCGCGAAGTTTACAGGTCCGGAGAGAGGATGGAGCTGACTTCAGTTGAATTCAGTCTGCTGGAAAAACTGCTGAAAAATGCGGGTGAACTTGTGACAAGGGAAGAACTGGTCCGTGAAGTTCTGGGCAGGGCAATGACTCCTTATGACCGCAGTATCGATGTTCATGTCAGCAAGCTGCGCAAGAAACTTGGCAGTATTGTGGATGGGATGGAACGAATCAAAACCATCCGCAGCGTAGGGTATCTTTATGCTCTGGCTCAACCTGAAAATTCGGGTGGAAATCAGGAAACGGATAAAGAGTGA
- a CDS encoding thioredoxin family protein: protein MRLIYLIIPLILAYGCGSQKKESLQAASDGTTIQAAARASATAQPDRLPLLLELYSENNSPSMRMAPVMNELKSEYAETLETQSIDAKKNSDLIDKYRIKLLPTQIFFDSSGKELNRHEGYISKEELLFQWRNLGYDFTKK from the coding sequence ATGCGATTAATCTATCTGATCATTCCGCTGATCCTGGCCTATGGTTGCGGGAGTCAGAAGAAAGAATCCCTGCAGGCTGCCAGTGATGGAACAACAATTCAGGCCGCTGCCAGGGCCTCCGCAACCGCTCAACCGGACAGACTTCCTCTCCTTCTGGAGCTTTATTCCGAAAACAATTCCCCCTCCATGCGGATGGCGCCTGTGATGAATGAACTCAAGTCAGAATATGCAGAAACACTGGAAACTCAATCCATTGATGCCAAAAAAAACAGTGACCTGATTGACAAGTATCGGATCAAGCTGCTGCCGACTCAAATCTTTTTTGATTCTTCAGGGAAAGAGTTGAACCGTCATGAAGGATACATTTCCAAGGAAGAACTGCTGTTTCAGTGGCGAAACCTGGGTTACGATTTCACAAAAAAATGA
- the hisD gene encoding histidinol dehydrogenase produces the protein MKKILLRVSMDGDEALTEYTRRFDDVEIEDFRVGPEQIREAFLATGSEIIHTLKTCAENIEKFALLQLDQCRSFEAELLPGVFTGQKVIPIGRAGIYVPGGNYPLVSTLLMCSIPARVAGVGKIAVFSPPSYEGSVHPLILAAAELAGVDEVYRLGGAQAIAAMAYGTASIPKVDLIAGPGNKYVTAAKKLVYGSVGVDMIAGPTEVLIIADDSADPALLAADLLGQAEHDLEATPVLVTDSETLVASVKLEIEQQLCKLQTEQIARKSIAENGIVILVDDLFEAVEAANRKAPEHLELQVREPDRYISGLRNYGSLFIGEFAAEVLGDYSSGLNHTLPTNGAARFTGGLSVRNFLKFQTTLRMERKGLSVIGPAAQKMGGIEGLAGHAESVRKRLEKAGLSEK, from the coding sequence GTGAAGAAAATCCTGCTGCGCGTTTCCATGGACGGCGATGAAGCACTGACTGAATATACCCGTCGCTTTGACGACGTTGAAATTGAAGATTTCAGAGTCGGGCCTGAGCAGATCAGGGAAGCTTTTCTTGCAACAGGATCCGAAATCATCCACACTCTAAAAACATGTGCTGAAAATATCGAAAAATTCGCTCTACTTCAGCTGGATCAGTGCAGAAGTTTTGAAGCAGAGCTTCTACCCGGGGTTTTCACTGGGCAGAAAGTGATTCCGATCGGACGGGCCGGCATCTATGTGCCTGGAGGAAATTATCCGCTCGTTTCCACGCTTCTGATGTGCTCGATACCGGCCAGAGTGGCTGGAGTCGGAAAAATTGCAGTTTTTTCCCCGCCTTCATACGAAGGTTCAGTCCATCCCTTGATTCTTGCTGCCGCTGAGCTGGCGGGAGTGGATGAAGTTTACCGCTTAGGCGGTGCTCAGGCAATTGCTGCCATGGCGTATGGAACAGCTTCCATTCCAAAAGTTGATCTGATCGCCGGTCCTGGAAACAAGTATGTGACTGCAGCGAAGAAACTTGTCTATGGAAGTGTAGGGGTAGACATGATCGCAGGACCGACAGAAGTGCTGATCATTGCCGATGATTCAGCTGACCCTGCCCTCCTGGCAGCTGATCTTCTCGGCCAGGCCGAACACGACCTGGAAGCAACACCTGTGCTGGTGACAGACTCGGAAACCCTTGTGGCTTCAGTCAAACTGGAAATAGAACAGCAGCTTTGCAAGCTTCAAACAGAGCAGATCGCACGAAAATCGATCGCAGAAAACGGTATAGTGATCCTGGTTGACGACCTGTTCGAGGCAGTGGAAGCGGCCAACCGGAAGGCCCCCGAGCATCTTGAACTGCAGGTGCGCGAACCGGACAGATACATCAGCGGATTGAGAAATTATGGTTCGCTCTTTATCGGAGAATTTGCGGCGGAAGTTCTGGGCGACTATTCCAGCGGGCTGAATCATACTCTTCCCACCAATGGTGCTGCCAGATTCACAGGAGGCCTTTCAGTGAGGAATTTCCTGAAATTCCAGACCACGCTGCGCATGGAGAGAAAAGGGCTGTCCGTGATCGGCCCGGCAGCGCAGAAAATGGGTGGGATAGAAGGCCTTGCAGGTCATGCGGAATCCGTACGGAAAAGACTGGAAAAAGCAGGCCTGTCTGAAAAATAA
- a CDS encoding ATP-binding protein, with translation MKPKRIFLKIYLSFWVAVLSSFVIQITWDRLTESRPDWDRMPNPFEETLPIYGQAMLGCHLSGNQAALEEISAQLEKSPGLSILILNQDRQEISSRLIPEKGMDLAVKAIESGTTEVAPPGEQMWTAVPFTGIDGIKYVALCDLSPAFHHGPHPGPPGKPRGMPMHPVFSLLIILLTSGAVCYWLAGYLTSPVISLREMAGRFAGGDLKVRIGSQYGGRKDELSELAADFDRMAERIESLLTLQRQLLGDISHELRSPLARLNVALELARKQTGPEAAKILDRIEQEAESLNQMIGQVLMLTRLEGGFDKIQLTHVNLMELVQGIAEDGNFEAKGSDRSVVLKGSAECTVHGNAELLRRAIENVVRNAIRYTDEQTEVEIDISRVEEQSMASAVVTVRDHGPGVPEAELSNLFRPFYRVSVARDRQTGGTGLGLAITERSVCLHGGKIRALNAKGGGLIVEMKLPLENVECI, from the coding sequence GTGAAACCAAAGAGAATTTTTTTAAAAATCTATCTGAGCTTCTGGGTGGCTGTGCTTTCATCATTTGTAATTCAGATCACCTGGGACAGGCTGACTGAATCGAGGCCGGACTGGGACAGAATGCCGAATCCATTTGAAGAAACTCTGCCAATCTATGGTCAGGCCATGCTCGGCTGTCATTTAAGTGGAAATCAAGCTGCCCTGGAAGAAATATCCGCTCAACTGGAAAAATCGCCTGGCCTGTCAATCTTGATTCTCAATCAGGACAGGCAGGAAATCTCCAGCAGGCTGATTCCTGAAAAAGGAATGGATCTGGCTGTCAAAGCTATTGAGAGTGGAACAACTGAAGTTGCTCCACCTGGTGAACAGATGTGGACTGCGGTTCCTTTCACTGGAATCGACGGAATAAAATATGTCGCTCTATGCGATTTGTCTCCTGCTTTCCACCATGGCCCGCACCCTGGCCCTCCCGGAAAACCCAGGGGCATGCCGATGCACCCGGTGTTCAGTCTCCTCATCATACTGCTGACTTCCGGAGCAGTCTGCTATTGGCTGGCCGGCTACCTGACTTCACCGGTAATTTCCCTGCGTGAGATGGCCGGACGTTTTGCGGGAGGGGATCTGAAAGTACGCATTGGATCGCAATACGGGGGCCGGAAAGATGAGCTGTCCGAGCTGGCCGCGGATTTCGACCGGATGGCTGAGCGCATTGAGTCTCTTCTGACCCTGCAGAGGCAGCTGCTGGGAGACATTTCACATGAACTGCGGTCTCCGCTGGCAAGACTCAATGTAGCGCTGGAACTTGCCAGGAAGCAGACCGGGCCTGAGGCAGCCAAAATCCTGGACAGGATTGAGCAGGAAGCGGAATCCCTGAACCAGATGATCGGCCAGGTTCTGATGCTCACACGCCTGGAGGGTGGCTTCGATAAGATTCAATTGACACATGTGAATCTGATGGAACTTGTGCAGGGCATTGCTGAAGACGGAAATTTCGAGGCCAAGGGAAGTGACAGGAGTGTAGTGCTCAAGGGAAGTGCGGAATGCACTGTTCACGGAAATGCTGAGCTTTTACGCAGGGCGATTGAGAATGTAGTGCGGAATGCCATCAGATACACAGATGAACAGACAGAAGTCGAAATAGATATCAGCAGAGTCGAAGAGCAGTCAATGGCATCTGCAGTTGTCACTGTCCGCGATCATGGCCCTGGAGTCCCGGAAGCTGAGCTTTCCAATCTATTCCGCCCTTTTTACCGGGTTTCTGTTGCCCGTGACAGGCAGACAGGCGGGACCGGGCTCGGCCTCGCAATCACTGAACGTTCCGTATGCCTGCACGGCGGGAAAATCAGAGCTCTTAACGCCAAGGGTGGCGGACTGATCGTAGAAATGAAACTGCCTCTTGAAAATGTCGAGTGCATATGA
- a CDS encoding NADP-dependent glyceraldehyde-3-phosphate dehydrogenase, with product MGVAESIKGIFQKDIPAKFSVKNPVNQTEYLINGEIRQWKGPQKVIYSPVCFETADGAVPREIGSIPLMDESAALEALEFAVAAYNHGKGEWPCLKVEERLRCLEQFTIRMKERRDEIVNLLMWEIGKTYSDSCKEFDRTVEYILATMNAVREMDHAASKLTIEEGIIGQIRRSPLGVVLCMGPFNYPLNETFTTLIPALIMGNTVVFKPAKHGVLFVRQLLEAFRDSFPAGVVNTVYGEGKQVAGPLMATGKVDVLAFIGTSRVADTLKKQHPSPHRLRCILGLDAKNPGIVLENADLELSVKECLLGALSFNGQRCTAIKIVFVHRSLSDRFLSRFSEEIAKLVPGLPWEENVALTPLPEPGKPEYLTELIRDAVSLGARVVNQCGGTVNQTFFYPAVLYPVNHKMRIYSEEQFGPLIPVVPFDDLETPGKYIVESNFGQQVSIFGSDPGQVAGLVDLLTNQVSRVNLNCQCQRGPDSFPFTGRKDSAEGTLSVTDALRVFSIRSLVAAKSTDQNKNLINTILKERKSNFLSTDFIL from the coding sequence ATGGGTGTTGCGGAAAGCATCAAGGGAATTTTCCAGAAAGACATCCCTGCAAAGTTTTCAGTGAAAAATCCTGTCAACCAGACCGAGTATCTGATCAACGGAGAAATCCGGCAATGGAAAGGTCCGCAGAAAGTGATTTATTCACCGGTCTGTTTCGAAACGGCTGATGGGGCAGTTCCCAGGGAGATTGGCAGCATCCCGCTGATGGATGAATCCGCGGCACTGGAAGCCCTTGAGTTTGCGGTGGCAGCCTATAATCATGGAAAAGGGGAGTGGCCCTGTCTTAAGGTGGAAGAACGGTTACGCTGCCTTGAACAGTTTACGATCAGGATGAAAGAGCGCAGAGACGAGATCGTGAATCTCCTGATGTGGGAAATCGGGAAAACCTATTCGGATTCCTGCAAGGAGTTCGATCGCACTGTGGAATATATTCTGGCTACAATGAATGCGGTCCGCGAGATGGACCATGCTGCTTCGAAGCTTACAATCGAAGAGGGGATCATCGGACAGATCCGCAGGTCGCCGCTTGGAGTGGTTCTGTGCATGGGACCGTTCAATTATCCACTTAATGAGACATTCACGACCCTGATTCCGGCCCTGATCATGGGCAACACAGTAGTCTTCAAGCCTGCCAAGCACGGTGTGTTGTTTGTGCGGCAGCTGCTGGAAGCCTTCCGCGATTCATTTCCTGCAGGTGTAGTCAATACGGTTTATGGGGAAGGCAAGCAGGTGGCAGGACCGTTGATGGCGACCGGCAAAGTGGATGTGCTGGCTTTCATCGGCACCAGCAGGGTCGCCGACACTTTGAAAAAGCAGCATCCCAGCCCTCACAGGCTGCGCTGCATTTTGGGCCTGGACGCAAAAAACCCGGGCATTGTACTGGAGAACGCGGACCTGGAACTGTCTGTCAAAGAATGTCTGCTGGGAGCGCTTTCTTTCAATGGACAGCGCTGCACTGCAATTAAGATCGTTTTTGTGCATAGAAGCCTGTCGGACAGGTTTCTCTCGAGATTTTCAGAGGAAATCGCCAAACTTGTCCCTGGCCTTCCCTGGGAAGAAAATGTAGCGCTCACTCCGCTTCCTGAGCCGGGCAAACCGGAATATCTCACTGAATTGATCAGAGATGCCGTGAGTTTAGGAGCCAGGGTCGTGAATCAGTGCGGAGGAACGGTTAACCAGACTTTTTTCTATCCTGCTGTGCTCTATCCTGTCAATCACAAGATGCGAATCTACAGCGAAGAGCAGTTCGGTCCATTGATCCCTGTGGTGCCTTTCGATGATCTGGAAACCCCGGGAAAATACATAGTTGAGTCGAATTTCGGGCAGCAGGTCAGCATTTTCGGCTCTGATCCCGGACAGGTCGCCGGGCTGGTTGATCTGCTTACCAATCAGGTCAGCCGGGTGAACCTCAACTGTCAGTGTCAGCGTGGCCCTGACTCATTCCCGTTTACTGGCAGGAAAGACTCTGCTGAGGGAACGCTTTCAGTGACAGACGCCTTGAGGGTTTTTTCGATCCGCTCGCTGGTAGCGGCCAAAAGTACTGATCAGAACAAAAATCTTATCAATACGATACTCAAGGAGAGAAAGTCGAATTTTCTCTCAACGGATTTCATTCTTTAA